GATCCCCCCGTCACCCCAACAATGGAAACAGGTTCTGCTCCCACATGTCCCAATGGCATTAGGGTACACTGTGCACCAGTATCAGCTAACGCctcatatttttgtttctctggtgTGCCAGGCTATTGGATCCACACCATCTAAAAgacctgtttttttctgtgtctcttcCTGGCTAGAGGCAGAGCACCTCTAGCCCTGGTTATCATCTCTTTCTTGGGCATACATACTAGAGGTTCCTTTAAGGGAATCTGACAGTCATCCTCCCTTCTATAACATCTGGTAGCTTGGGAGGCTGAGGTTACTTTTACTTTAGTGGAACTCCCTTGGTTAGAGTTTCCCTCCTTGAGTCGATGTACTTGGTGCTGCCACGACAGAAGTGGGTTTCCCATCCCCGTCTATGTCTTTCCTGTGGTCGTACAAAAAGAACCACAAGTTAGCTTGTGAGGTATACCCTCTCTCTCTAGCTGGCGGACTTTGGGCTTTGACTTTGGGGCTTCTGACTTGCACTGGTGCTATATGGGAACTGTTCTTCCTCACTTCTTCCCTCATCTCCCTCATTTCTTTTTGGAGCCTCTTAATTACAGCTGGGACATGAGTATGCATTGGGCCATTGATCatacttttgtaatttttaagcTTGTTTGCAACAGAACTCTCCATCTTTTCGTTGTCTTTGGCAGTAATTGTTGCAATGAAGGTAGTGTATGGAAATGGCCTTAGATTTGCAGTATTTTACAACATTTTGCTCTGTGCACCTGACCTTGTCAGGGTCATTATCATGTTGTCTGTCCCTCCCAATGAGTACCTCCAATACGACCACTTCTCTCAGCTGTTGGATCCCTTCCTAAAGGATCTTCCAGCGCATTCTATGATAGTACTTCTGCAATCTCTCTCTGTGGACAAACCTCTTTCTTCCACTCATTAAAAGCTGTTCCCAGAGGGAAAGGGGCCCTGGCTTCTTTACAAATACCTGATCTACACTTAAATCTTGGGTCAaggatcccaaattccttccCTCACCATCATCCAGTTGCATACCTGTACCCATAAGGTCCCAGACCCAAAGTAACCAGGTTGTGTAGACCTCACGCCTCCattgcacagtatttttttgCAGATTACAAAGACTTTAATATGACAGGGACTCGGTGATGACCTCAGCCCCTGGCTTCGCTGTGTGTTGTGAGCATCCTCGTTTCCCATCATTAGTAACTGGGTGCTCTGATTTCATCTTAGACTTCTTAGTTTCCACAGGGgcaactgctgctggctgtgactgcCCTTGTGGTTCAGCTGGAACCTGGACAGCTGTAACATCTGTGGGTTCCACTGCTGCCCCATCAGACTCTCCCTCTTTGAGGTAGGGGGAGGCTTTCCCACCAGCTGGGAAAGTGTATTCCTTCAGCACCTGGCCCATCTCATGTATCTCCTCCACCAGAACCCCCACCCAGTCTGAGTGGTTCATTTCTGAGGCGGGCTGTGGGACATGGTCAAGCTCTGGGGCAGCATCCTTATTCTCCAGGGTAGGTATTAGGGTGGTTATCTAATCTTCTGTTATCTCTGAATGTTAATAGAACAGGCAtatcagcaacaccagccacTGTACGATATCATTAGCATTCAGAGAAGATTTAACTCTTCAAAAACTGATGGGGTAGACCCAAAAAGCTAAGTGAAGGACTGAAAGAAATGTCCCCTGGTGTCATTTCCTCCCAGTAGCTAGCAGTATTGAAGGAAGCCCAAAAACTTACAGTTAGTGTATGACAGCTCTGAATCCATGTGCTGGCCTTCCAGATGAAGTTAAAAATCATTAAGTCCACCTTATAAACCCGTAAAGCAAAGTGGATGACAGCCACAATAGCCTTAGTTAGAGGACCCATGTTTAGATACAGGCCTGCAAGTGGGAGAAATACAGCCACGACCACATCCACTTGAACCAGCCTAAGCTATACTACATGGTGCCACCTAACGAGGTTTCTAtattcagtagaaaaaaaataaagttacgCAAGAAAtgctactcttttttttttaccctttttctttcaatgCCTTCATGGCCCCATACTGGGAGCCAAAATTTCTCTTAGTTTGAAAAGAtaggtgtctgctaaggaaggcaggaatcTCTCTAAAATTGGAAAATGTAAACCGTCTCCTTCcatattattataattttgaaattaaggaacTTTTAGGCAAACATATcggaataggaataacagttcttcaccacgaaaattaaaataaaaatgcaaaagtaatACAAAAGAATCCATTGACAGAGTCATAATACAACTTGACACCTTGTAGTTTAGGGTGTTGGCAAcagtctgattaaatggtggctgcagtcttcttggagtgacagatgtggttttgTTGAAGCAGGGATCCTGcagaagggtgcagttttcctttgaagGTCTAGTGGTGGTATAGATGGTCCTGGTTTTCCTCTAGGAATCTAGTGGAAAAAGGCTGTCTTGCTGTTCTAAatctcacccagcccagctccagctttcTGTCCTTGATCCTGTCTCAACTCTCTGGTGAGGGGACTGCCACATGCCCCATGACCTAAGTCACCATGTCAGGTCTCCTTGATGTGCTCAGCACTGGACAGCCATCCTTCCCAAAAcatccttccctctctgcccagACCATCCTGATTCATGGAAGCATTTGCAATGAGCTCACAGAGAAGCTTCTGAAGGTCACTGCTAACCACATGGAAGCATTTGCAATGACCTCACAGAGAAGCTTCTGAAGGTCACTGCTAACCAGCATGTCCCTATTCTACTGCAGGAAAGTCTTGCTGATGATCATTGCTGGGAAAGAAAGCTGAGGCAAAGCAAGCTGAGGCTGGCACAAACGAGTCCTGCAATTCAGTGCGGGTTTCTTACAGCTCCTCTCATGGCTCTCTGGATTCTATCCCAAGAGAAACAGCCACAACAGCCAAGTACTTACTGCTTGttggaaatatatttatttacatgctATCACTAAAACAACTATTGTCCTCTACTATAAAGTGCTCCTGCTGGTACTGGTAGCAAGAGCAGAAGGATGGTGTGGGCTGAGGTGAGTCCAGGGAAATCCAGTGGTCCCGTGAAGAGGCACCATCAGCCAGAGCACAGAAGGGACACGTAGGCAGAGGTGAAGGGTCTGCACCCATGTTCTTGTACAGCTGGGCAAGCTCTGCTGCAAAGACCTCAGAAAACAAATGGCAGCTGTCCCCGAACCTGTTGGCTTGGGCTCTCTCGCCCATTCCGGCTCCTTCTGCTGACTCTGTTTCACCTCTGTCTCTAGGCTGATCATGGCATGCCCAGGAAGAGTCAGTGGATAATTGTCTTGGTGCTTCTCTGTCCTCCTGGGTCCTCCTGTAGAAACAGATTTCCAAAAAGGCTCCTCATAGACAGGAATTTAGAGCACGGTTAAAGGGGATTGCACTGCAGAGGTTtctgcagagcactgccaggagctgccttggCACTCCAGCACGGTGCAAACACTTCATTGCTAATAGCAGCAATAAATAACTCACATGTGTCTCTTCAGCAGCACATACATGACTATACACCCAGCCAGTGCCCCAAGCAGAAGCAAAGCTGCGGCTGCTATGATCCCTAGGATGTAGTACTTGCTCGGATCACCGCGTCCAGCAGTCTTGCCTTTTTGCCCAGGAGCTGACAGGAGGAAAGACAATGCAAGAGACGATGTTTAAGATCTGCACAAGGAATAGTATCACAGTGTGCTTCAGATGCCCAAGCATTACTGTCTTCAGAGATTGATTCCTCTGGCTGTGGTGTCTTAGCGCCAGGGACAAAGAGGGATCCCCTAAAGTTCTCATGGAGAAGAGCCCAGTGTGTGccagagagcagccctggcccctgTCTTTTCCTCTGGGCTGCCAAGTGTGCATGTCTGTATGACAGGAATTTGTGAGGCTTGATTCAAGGGTTGAGGCAAAGCTGTCTTCAGAGAACAGGCTTGGGCTGCTCTCTAGGAGGTGTAAGtctcagaggctgctgagagGCCCATGAGAGACAGCCCAGAGGTGGCTCTAAGGAAAAAGCCACAAGAGGCAAAAACTTACtgcatttagaaatatatttatttacgTGCTAGCACTAAAACAACTATTGTCCTCTACTATAAAGTGCTCCTGCTGGTACTGGTAGCAAGAGCAGAAGGATGGTGTGGGCTGAGGTGAGTCCAGGGAAATCCAGTGGTCCCGTGAAGAGGCACCATCAGCCAGAGCACAGAAGGGACACGTAGGCAGAGGTGAAGGGTCTGCACCCATGTTCTTGTACAGCTGGGCAAGCTCTGCTGCAAAGACCTCAGAAAACAAATGGCAGCTGTCCCCGAACCTGTTGGCTTGGGCTCTCTCGCCCATTCCGGCTCCTTCTGCTGACTCTGTTTCACCTCTGTCTCTAGGCTGATCATGGCATGCCCAGGAAGAGTCAGTGGATAATTGTCTTGGTGCTTCTCTGTCCTCCTGGGTCCTCCTGTAGAAACAGATTTCCAAAAAGGCTCCTCATAGACAGGAATTTAGAGCACGGTTAAAGGGGATTGCACTGCAGAGGTTtctgcagagcactgccaggagctgccttggCACTCCAGCACGGTGCAAACACTTCATTGCTAATGGCAGCAGTAAATAACTCACATGTGTCTCTTCAGCAGCACATACATGACTATACACCCAGCCAGTGCCCCAAGCAGAAGCAAAGCTGCGGCTGCTATGATCCCTAGGATGTAGTACTTGCTCGGATCACCGCGTCCAGCAGTCTTGCCTTTTTGCCCAGGAGCTGACAGGAGGAAAGACAATGCAAGAGACGATGTTTAAGATCTGCACAAGGAATAGTATCACAGTGTGCTTCAGATGCCCAAGCATTACTGTCTTCAGAGATTGATTCCTCTGGCTGTGGTGTCTTAGCGCCAGGGACAAAGAGGGATCCCCTAAAGTTCTCATGGAGAAGAGCCCAGTGTGTGccagagagcagccctggcccctgTCTTTTCCTCTGGGCTGCAGGCCCACGACTGTGGGCTGGGCACCTGCAATTCATGCATGGAGagcactgcagggatgcagcagaaatgctgttcTTTCCCCGTGACAGCATCTCCCAAGCACTCACCTGAATATTGCTCAGGTTCAGCAAGTGTACTGGTGTCCTGTATTTGTTCTGGTTCTTCGTCTGACACTGGCAGGCTGATTGGTTCTTCCATGGGAAAGGTATCCGGCACACTCTCAGAATCTGTCTCTTCAGAGAAAACGGGACACTTTCAACAGAAGTCACTGTCCCTTACCAGGAGCACGGTACCATGGCCTGGGCATTCTGACAAGTGGCAGCGAGGAGCCTGCTGTCCCCTAAGACAACAGGAAACCGTAACCAGATTTTCTGCATTGCAACAAGAAATGCAGACGAAACCACAAAAGACTTAAACAAATCCCACACAAGGAATCCCTTCCGGTTCACACTCACACCTGGAGTCCAGCTTTTACCCATCCCTGGCCCTGAGGTTTGGCAGGGGCAGCCAAGTTTTCATGGAAATCATTTCTGCCTCA
This genomic interval from Ficedula albicollis isolate OC2 chromosome Z, FicAlb1.5, whole genome shotgun sequence contains the following:
- the LOC101807801 gene encoding uncharacterized protein LOC101807801; protein product: MEEPISLPVSDEEPEQIQDTSTLAEPEQYSAPGQKGKTAGRGDPSKYYILGIIAAAALLLLGALAGCIVMYVLLKRHMRTQEDREAPRQLSTDSSWACHDQPRDRGETESAEGAGMGERAQANRFGDSCHLFSEVFAAELAQLYKNMGADPSPLPTCPFCALADGASSRDHWISLDSPQPTPSFCSCYQYQQEHFIVEDNSCFSAST